The window ATTGACATCAATGCCCGTAAGATCCAGCAGTTTTCCTGCGTATGCCTCCATATCCTTTTCCAGTCTTTCAAGGATTTCCGGGGTGCCCCCTTTTTGCTTACCAAAGGTATAGGTGGCTCCGTTCAGTCCTGTAAGAGGATTGGTCACATCGCACATCACCGTAAACTCTGTTTCTGCTGCAGCCGGATGAAGTCCCTTTCCATCAATGCTGTGAACCTTTCCAAGATCCTCACCGAATCCGGTCAGAACATTTCCTTCCTTATCAAGGAATCGCACCCCAAGGGCTGACATGGCTCCCATTCCTCCGTCATTTGTGGCGCTTCCTCCAATGGCAATGGAAATATTGCGGTATCCCTGGTCCAGGGCATCCTTTATCAGTTCTCCTGTTCCATAGGTAGTGGTATGAAGAGGATTTCTCTTTTCAGCCGGAACCATGGGAAGGCCGGAGGCTGCAGCCATCTCAATGACTGCATGGCTGTTCTGGAATACCCCATAGGTTGCGGTTGTCTCTTCCATCAATGGCCCGTGAACAGAAACACAACGGAGGCTTCCTCCCATGGCATGAACCACCGCTTCCACGGTCCCCTCGCCTCCGTCGGCAACGGATACGCCCCGGCACTGGCAGTCAGGAAATATGCATTTCGCGGATTCCGTCAGGATTTCCACGATTTTTTCAGATGATAAGGAGCCTTTAAAGGAATCAGATGCAAATAAAAATTTCATAATATGATACCCCTTTCTGTTATGTATGTGCAAAACAGGCCGGCGTCCTTTCACAGCCGCCCGCCTGTCTACTGATCCTATGAATTAGAGAAGCCCTGCTGTCTCCATTTCCTTTTTAATACGGGCTAATACAGGGCCTTCCGGGGTCGCAAGATTGGGCTTATAGGGAAGCCCTACATTTCTGCCCCTTAGATTTGCCATATCCTTTGCAGCTACGGGAAAGCTTGCAGGGTCCATGGACAAACGGACCGGATTCAGCTTAAACTGGGCTTCCAGGGAACCGCTTAAATCGCCTG of the Lacrimispora indolis DSM 755 genome contains:
- a CDS encoding glycerate kinase family protein, with the translated sequence MKFLFASDSFKGSLSSEKIVEILTESAKCIFPDCQCRGVSVADGGEGTVEAVVHAMGGSLRCVSVHGPLMEETTATYGVFQNSHAVIEMAAASGLPMVPAEKRNPLHTTTYGTGELIKDALDQGYRNISIAIGGSATNDGGMGAMSALGVRFLDKEGNVLTGFGEDLGKVHSIDGKGLHPAAAETEFTVMCDVTNPLTGLNGATYTFGKQKGGTPEILERLEKDMEAYAGKLLDLTGIDVNQIPGSGAAGGLGAALKVFLHANMKSGIETVLDLIEFDSLLEGVDLVITGEGRMDWQSAFGKVPSGIGMRCKAKGIPALAIVGGLGEGAEKIYEFGIESIMTTIQGAMSVEEAIERAEELYRSAADRTFHMLRTGRKLNP